The following proteins are encoded in a genomic region of Montipora foliosa isolate CH-2021 chromosome 10, ASM3666993v2, whole genome shotgun sequence:
- the LOC137974050 gene encoding 3'-5' exoribonuclease HELZ2-like isoform X1, with amino-acid sequence MSNAAQTLLQEIDRVREIGYPESNLMVEVSANHSILCNEKLFVPHIDKNKLVTWIFTVKSSSRVSKWCRLSRVFTLDPYLPEYSIIQVKASNNPTNILPQASQEWESNHSCQVTTYQITLQFQSLDYGSFQQRLVFDFAERPYVYRQLEVVVAPELSLLRTIQYPVLCDEDSELSWLDRYPVVPFNPQDTQGSSKSEYPLPPNMATAVEFGHFDHLDDTLCPEQYRQRLHMLLHIEEYERRRQMTRLTLHCSELLHCLQPCSTDPSQTTIVLPVNEDLMDDASLLIGRGTYALIRIKPHGAESLLLYEVIVESLRKNRVLLRASIELQKVLKSKRPLPASVCFRFVDTYQHMHWALERINLDVVFPVVPEGISEQWSSSSSSSRLNRSQWYALRQMLSPQPGPPLLMLGPFGTGKTRTIAEAIKELIIMQLNDQTADYRILLCTHSNSAADHYIRNYLHPFLTTSCGSHSKFKPLRICWENRFINTVSDEVLQYCLLDLHTGKFAVPSKDDLKSHRVVVSTLVTAVSIAKLDLPPGFFTHIFIDEAAQAMEAETIIPLCLAGKNTQLVFAGDHLQLNPPVMSPISRQLGLGRSLLVRLYDMYPAMSKWKVLLLQNYRSYDDIVEVPSHLFYQDTLIANMRRPPSLAQYSVVFYGVHGQEEIADEPPSFLNRGEAAEVSDRVEELIDLWPIDVWGEANPARICVLAPFAPQVREIRRLLRLKSLSSVQVEGVNNVQGLEFDILFISTVRTFAADTTNQKNLGFLSDTKLLNTAITRARYRLVIIGDPLALCSLGDCQMCWKIILGKCDSNGTFHYRLPLETVVRMARDTCHKNDNRVMLGSHSEIATAIPGVSSMNIKPGPFVNQHLLPDFCNGVPFTTMHRPNALPPGTLPVGNDHAFPLVAPRPFVPFSFPRVPILRNGFQHHQFILPPFNLQPGCGFQSPLSPWVPNQQMPNTSPASLLHTSEQTAPLRKMPTDEQVVASRPLAQKLVDTRQEVHSSPSEVSRLRQDQEIGGRQKVEVSLSSSRNTLISPQFNHESQRVTQVGCGDQPGGPRGRPLTNIITPDESRKKLLSLLESSLKSRQDIIAREQELLSRLKASFGFSMFSHLQENLEHQTSISDKEAELLHYHIQQHSVLQSILEGQDSGNSDDISLDSEASEGGSLFPYSVDVYDDADTDEWFSAQQRDPIVQDYILAFEKLSFGNDLANDNSFASSEAARGNGPCNVFPLSSEDSLVLPGDREDISPLQGWVLQPSESTVYIEIDSIYEEHLEEADARAKIASRELVACRLHIDSFSDGNTATAKVSDPRRPDIQIASRAHINRAFHGDLVAVEIINSDEKSSVKPHGKVQAILKENHPRKVVCRLDSFDKNVMTPINRCNSKFVILQSKDHKGQTGVAVFDLKDGRINFRRFVTETEGKLFLVQQMKWGASYRYPLGFVVHYFPEASDPELSIAVLLAEHGLHKQHVKKTQIEAKRDFSPGWKIPLTERLRRKMFSEVFSVDPDSCVEVDDALSVHCELDGTYKVAVHIADVSFFLPKNSDLDKAAFSRVASVYGSTEVSYHNPMLPSYLGKELCSILPDKEKLAVSVVFHVNDDGVQLKEPEFHRSIVKSSCKLTYEQCQDILDDKKVDSVSEVIHKSIGILGKLSFKMWARRVRQGFVCFDTQKTDGVFSSSKMVEEIMLHTNHAVAKRLLQSPLARTLVPLRCQLPPKVHRLWNIRDLCVKQGIWPDHFFSLQCLQNCSYDKGHHSSDGFVRVDLKTWEKISASLDEKDLGKVIVAVLHHEKMSGVGKVFNLLASVQEHSAYTVSSALSPETQSHFALNLPSYTHFTSPIRRYIDIVVHRILLADLDNTKMPYTEAEVKNICEHCQMTSERVDAFEKQFSTISRAATLRKDSRWRLSKVESLSPECLVLGGEKVDHIGTFHRSIRIHDCKPSSREFLEDEEELILSWNVLEILVTGEGTGTHSSEDNLYALSSSSAQFDSSTGVTEQFLKIPEDFWIEFLNGLRNEDLTQLSRQRHLIDTNSVVTLDKSRCDKNCNSSPEESIAMSSLALHQLLSAHTKFYRKGDTIPVLLGAEMNRGLLRPTIVAVKFSNSLVCCMRHRRNPTMSFAAPALTATNASYTSIQEYQKVMLPLLACEAATASVNSDSTIKVILQNVSIQWNGKAGKFSLSKSLCVCHGLQLSPGDFLCLRSNRSPYIFHCCVTGVDSSHEKNLIGINLVDWPDGFPVDILEEDSCLFSIEVLAMGQSFRRMIGAVKSLGDATELVRSIFLRRDVPSYLAQNPLLQDQRIEDEVTAMILNSGQQKAVKYALTSPLTLIQGPPGTGKTLTGVEIACQLVALNRRQGTGGQVLFCAPSNHAVDVAARMLQTIQGMKVIRIYGRTIEDQTFKQSVKTTFWASQSSMDMACKDIALHFRIREPSNPHCSRIAAAEEAIMQLRKKGSSQGSTTASDQESARRELCFSIQELYSAIDEAERYEICHSGCEIILCTCIEAGGSRVRRHARARHVIIDEASMCLEAETLVALSAAGQQLQQVVLLGDHKQLGAVVSCSAPRRLGLGKSLFEVLYEAAGDGKSYSTCMLQMQYRMHPSIREFPSQHFYGGLLKDSSHLTNPDHIVVGKLPGFWAGGPDVRVMFCHVMGSEASPQDYTGPEGREESKHNPQEVQAVIRIVRNLLSHGVKSSQISVLTPYSAQRAKITRALQTQMNSFDLEVLSVFASQGAERDFIVLSTVRSMPQDQIVNGNKDNQQWLVNHLGFLTDERQMNVALTRAKHGLIIIGNRHLLSVHRMWNSLISHCQRSECLVDEMWLTETDLA; translated from the exons ATGTCTAATGCTGCGCAAACATTGTTGCAAGAAATTGACCGAGTAAGGGAGATTGGATATCCAGAAAGCAATTTG ATGGTGGAGGTGAGTGCAAACCACAGTATCCTCTGCAACGAAAAGCTGTTTGTCCCACATATTGACAAGAACAAGCTTGTGACGTGGATTTTTACAGTCAAGTCAAGT AGTCGTGTAAGCAAGTGGTGTAGATTATCCCGTGTTTTTACTCTGGACCCATATCTTCCTGAATACAGTATAATACAGGTCAAAGCAAGCAACAATCCCACGAACATATTACCTCAGGCAAGCCAGGAATGGGAGTCAAACCATAGTTGTCAAGTGACCACCTACCAAAttacactccagtttcaatCTTTGGACTATGGAAGTTTTCAACAGCGTCTTGTGTTTGATTTTGCTGAGCGACCATATGTATACAGACAGCTTGAGGTGGTTGTTGCTCCTGAACTGTCTTTGCTGCGCACAATTCAGTACCCTGTGCTTTGTGATGAGGACAGTGAGCTCTCTTGGCTGGATAGATATCCTGTGGTTCCTTTTAATCCACAGGATACCCAAG GTTCCAGCAAATCTGAATACCCTCTCCCACCCAACATGGCAACAGCTGTAGAGTTTGGTCATTTTGATCATCTGGATGACACTCTTTGCCCTGAACAGTACAGGCAACGTCTCCACATGCTTCTCCACATTGAAGAGTACGAGCGTCGTCGTCAAATGACTAG GCTGACCTTGCATTGTTCCGAACTTCTCCATTGCCTTCAACCATGTAGCACTGACCCCTCACAAACTACCATCGTGCTACCAGTCAACGAAGATCTGATGGATGATGCCTCTCTGTTAATCGGTCGTGGTACTTATGCCCTAATTAGAATCAAGCCACATGGTGCTGAAAGTCTGCTGTTGTATGAAGTCATTGTGGAGAGTTTACGTAAGAATCGTGTCTTATTGAGGGCCAGCATAGAGCTCCAAAAGGTGTTGAAATCTAAAAGGCCTCTGCCAGCATCAGTTTGCTTCAGGTTCGTTGATACATATCAACACATGCATTGGGCTTTAGAGCGCATCAACCTTGATGTGGTCTTTCCTGTAGTTCCTGAGGGCATTTCAGAACAGTGGTCCTCCTCTTCCAGTAGTTCACGACTGAACAGGTCTCAGTGGTATGCCTTACGGCAGATGTTGTCTCCACAACCTGGACCACCACTGTTGATGCTGGGTCCATTTGGAACTGGGAAGACTAGAACCATTGCTGAAGCTATCAAAGAACTTATTATCATGCAGCTGAATGATCAGACAGCAGATTACCGCATCCTTCTGTGTACCCATTCAAATAGTGCTGCAGACCATTACATTAGAAACTACCTTCATCCATTCCTGACTACCTCTTGTGGTTCGCACTCAAAGTTCAAGCCACTTCGGATTTGCTGGGAAAATCGTTTCATAAATACAGTGTCTGATGAGGTCCTCCAATATTGCCTTTTGGATCTGCACACTGGAAAGTTTGCTGTGCCCAGCAAGGACGACTTGAAGAGTCATCGAGTCGTAGTCAGTACACTAGTAACTGCTGTCTCGATTGCAAAGCTCGATCTTCCTCCTGGTTTTTTTACGCACATCTTCATTGACGAAGCTGCACAAGCAATGGAAGCTGAAACCATCATCCCATTGTGTCTGGCTGGCAAGAATACTCAGTTAGTTTTTGCGGGAGATCATCTGCAG CTAAATCCTCCAGTCATGTCACCAATTTCACGTCAACTTGGTCTTGGTCGTAGTCTCCTGGTTCGTCTCTATGACATGTACCCAGCAATGTCCAAATGGAAAGTCCTGCTGCTGCAAAACTACCGCTCCTATGACGACATTGTCGAAGTCCCGTCTCATCTGTTCTACCAAGATACACTCATTGCAAACATGAGGCGACCACCTAGCCTCGCTCAATACTCTGTGGTTTTCTATGGAGTGCACGGACAGGAGGAGATTGCAGATGAGCCACCATCTTTTCTAAATAGAGGAGAGGCTGCTGAAGTCAGTGACCGTGTGGAAGAGTTGATCGATCTCTGGCCTATTGATGTGTGGGGAGAAGCCAATCCTGCGAGAATTTGCGTACTGGCACCTTTTGCTCCTCAG GTGCGGGAAATAAGGAGACTTCTTCGTTTGAAGAGTCTCAGCAGTGTTCAGGTAGAGGGTGTCAATAATGTCCAAG GTCTGGAGTTCGACATACTATTCATCAGTACAGTTCGGACCTTTGCAGCCGACACCACAAACCAGAAGAATTTAGGATTCTTGTCCGATACCAAACTGTTGAACACGGCCATCACTAGAGCTCGGTATCGGCTCGTTATCATTGGCGATCCGTTGGCTTTGTGTTCTTTGGGAGATTGTCAAATGTGTTGGAAGATAATCCTTGGAAAATGTGACAGTAATGGGACCTTTCACTACCGGCTTCCATTGGAGACAGTCGTAAGGATGGCAAGGGATAcatgtcacaaaaatgacaaCAGAGTGATGTTGGGTTCCCACAGTGAAATAGCAACTGCCATTCCTGGCGTTAGTAGTATGAATATCAAACCAGGCCCTTTCGTAAACCAACACCTTCTTCCTGATTTCTGTAATGGTGTTCCTTTTACGACGATGCATCGGCCTAATGCTCTTCCACCTGGAACACTTCCAGTAGGTAATGATCATGCATTTCCGTTGGTGGCTCCAAGACCGTTTGTCCCATTTAGCTTTCCACGTGTTCCGATCCTACGAAACGGTTTTCAACATCACCAATTTATCTTACCTCCGTTCAATCTGCAACCAGGATGCGGCTTTCAAAGTCCTTTGAGTCCTTGGGTCCCAAACCAACAGATGCCAAATACCTCGCCTGCAAGTTTGCTGCACACAAGTGAGCAGACTGCTCCTTTAAGGAAGATGCCCACTGATGAACAGGTGGTTGCAAGCAGACCCCTTGCGCAAAAATTGGTTGACACTCGACAAGAGGTGCATAGTTCACCCTCAGAGGTGTCTAGACTCAGACAAGATCAAGAAATAGGGGGAAGACAAAAGGTGGAAGTTTCGTTGTCCTCCAGTAGAAATACCCTTATATCACCTCAATTTAATCATGAAAGTCAAAGGGTGACTCAGGTTGGATGTGGAGATCAACCAGGTGGACCTAGAGGCAGGCCTTTAACAAACATTATCACTCCAGATGAATCTCGCAAAAAACTGCTTTCGTTACTTGAATCTAGTTTGAAAAGCCGCCAGGATATAATTGCTAGAGAACAAGAACTTCTTTCGAGATTAAAAGCATCATTTGGTTTCTCCATGTTTTCGCATCTCCAGGAAAACCTTGAACATCAGACAAGTATCTCAGATAAGGAAGCAGAGCTTCTTCACTATCATATCCAACAGCACAGTGTTCTTCAAAGTATTTTGGAAGGTCAAGACTCTGGAAACAGTGATGACATCAGTCTTGACTCCGAGGCCTCTGAAGGGGGCTCCTTATTTCCATATTCAGTGGACGTTTATGATGACGCAGACACAGACGAATGGTTCAGTGCACAGCAGAGGGACCCCATTGTCCAAGATTACATCTTGGCTTTTGAGAAATTGTCTTTTGGGAATGATCTTGCAAATGACAACAGCTTTGCTTCTTCAGAGGCAGCCAGGGGTAATGGACCTTGTAACGTGTTCCCGCTCTCAAGTGAAGACTCCTTGGTCTTGCCTGGAGACAGAGAGGATATTTCTCCTCTTCAGGGTTGGGTCCTGCAACCCAGTGAAAGCACAGTATACATCGAAATCGATTCCATCTATGAAGAGCATTTAGAGGAAGCAGATGCACGTGCCAAGATTGCTTCTCGTGAACTAGTTGCGTGTCGTTTACACATTGATAGCTTCAGTGATGGCAATACTGCAACTGCAAAGGTTTCTGACCCAAGACGACCCGACATCCAAATTGCTAGTCGAGCACACATAAACAGAGCTTTCCATGGAGATTTAGTTGCTGTGGAAATTATCAACAGTGATGAAAAAAGTTCAGTCAAACCTCATGGGAAGGTGCAGGCGATACTGAAGGAAAATCATCCCAGAAAGGTCGTTTGCAGACTCGACAGCTTTGACAAGAACGTGATGACACCAATCAACAGATGCAACTCAAAATTTGTGATCCTGCAGAGTAAAGACCACAAGGGTCAAACTGGTGTTGCTGTATTCGACTTGAAGGACGGAAGAATTAATTTCAGACGTTTTGTTACAGAGACTGAAGGGAAGTTGTTTCTCGTTCAGCAGATGAAATGGGGTGCCAGCTACCGCTACCCTCTTGGTTTTGTTGTCCACTATTTTCCAGAGGCATCTGATCCTGAACTGTCTATTGCGGTTTTACTTGCAGAGCATGGTTTGCATAAGCAGCATGTGAAAAAAACCCAGATTGAAGCAAAAAGAGATTTCTCACCGGGATGGAAGATTCCCTTGACAGAACGTCTCAGACGCAAAATGTTCTCTGAAGTGTTTAGCGTAGACCCTGACTCTTGTGTTGAAGTTGACGATGCTTTGAGCGTGCACTGCGAACTTGATGGAACTTATAAAGTAGCTGTTCATATTGCTGATGTCTCATTTTTCTTGCCTAAGAATTCCGATTTAGACAAAGCCGCCTTCTCCCGGGTTGCCTCTGTGTATGGCAGCACTGAAGTGTCTTACCATAACCCTATGCTTCCGTCCTATCTGGGAAAAGAGCTTTGTAGTATTCTTCCCGATAAAGAAAAGCTGGCTGTCTCTGTCGTATTCCATGTGAATGATGATGGTGTACAGTTAAAAGAACCCGAATTTCATCGTAGCATCGTGAAGTCTTCCTGCAAGCTTACTTACGAGCAATGTCAAGATATTCTTGATGACAAAAAGGTTGACAGTGTGTCCGAGGTTATCCATAAAAGCATTGGTATCCTTGGAAAACTGTCATTCAAAATGTGGGCTAGACGAGTACGTCAAGGCTTTGTCTGTTTTGACACCCAAAAGACCGATGGTGTGTTCTCGTCTTCGAAGATGGTTGAAGAAATCATGCTGCACACAAACCATGCAGTTGCTAAACGTCTTCTTCAAAGTCCTCTTGCCCGAACGCTTGTACCACTGCGATGCCAGCTGCCTCCAAAGGTTCATCGTTTGTGGAATATCCGAGATTTGTGTGTTAAGCAAGGTATTTGGCCCGACCACTTCTTCTCCCTTCAGTGTCTTCAAAATTGCTCTTATGACAAAGGACATCACAGCAGTGATGGTTTCGTGAGGGTTGATTTGAAGACCTGGGAAAAGATATCAGCATCTTTGGATGAGAAAGATCTGGGAAAGGTAATTGTTGCAGTCCTCCATCATGAAAAGATGTCTGGTGTTGGCAAGGTTTTTAATCTTTTGGCTTCCGTGCAGGAGCACAGTGCATACACAGTATCATCTGCACTCTCACCTGAGACGCAAAGTCATTTTGCCCTGAATTTGCCTTCATATACTCACTTTACATCGCCTATTCGACGCTACATTGACATAGTTGTTCATCGCATCTTACTGGCGGATCTGGACAACACCAAGATGCCATATACTGAGGCGGAGGTAAAGAACATCTGTGAGCACTGCCAGATGACTTCTGAACGCGTCGATGCTTTCGAAAAACAGTTTTCCACCATCTCGAGGGCAGCCACGTTGAGAAAGGACTCAAGATGGAGACTTTCCAAAGTAGAATCCCTTTCCCCTGAGTGCCTTGTTCTCGGAGGGGAGAAAGTCGATCATATTGGAACCTTTCACCGAAGCATCCGGATACATGATTGTAAGCCATCTTCTCGAGAATTTCTCGAAGATGAAGAAGAATTAATTTTGAGTTGGAATGTTCTGGAAATCCTGGTCACAGGGGAAGGGACGGGAACGCACTCAAGCGAAGACAATCTGTATGCATTATCCTCATCTTCTGCTCAATTTGACTCATCCACTGGAGTTACTGAACAGTTTTTGAAAATCCCTGAAGATTTTTGGATCGAATTTTTGAATGGCCTTCGTAATGAAGACCTCACACAATTGAGCAGACAGCGCCACTTGATTGATACAAACAGTGTTGTCACTCTCGACAAGTCACGCTGTGATAAAAATTGCAACAGCTCTCCGGAAGAATCTATTGCTATGAGCTCTCTTGCGCTTCACCAATTGCTGAGTGCACACACCAAGTTTTACCGCAAAGGAGATACAATTCCTGTTTTATTGGGCGCTGAAATGAACCGTGGACTGCTGCGGCCAACTATTGTAGCTGTGAAGTTTTCGAATTCGCTTGTGTGTTGTATGAGGCATCGCCGGAATCCTACTATGTCCTTTGCGGCTCCTGCGTTGACTGCTACCAATGCAAGCTATACCAGCATTCAAGAGTATCAGAAGGTCATGTTACCATTACTTGCGTGCGAAGCTGCCACAGCTAGCGTCAACTCTGATTCCACTATTAAAGTGATTCTGCAAAATGTCTCTATTCAGTGGAATGGCA AAGCTGGAAAGTTCAGTTTATCCAAATCATTGTGTGTCTGTCATGGATTACAGCTCTCCCCTGGTGATTTCCTGTGTCTCCGAAGCAACAGGAGTCCTTACATATTCCACTGCTGTGTGACTGGAGTAGACAGTAGTcacgaaaaaaacttgattggCATCAATTTGGTGGATTGGCCCGACGGATTCCCTGTTGATATCCTGGAGGAAGATTCATGCCTGTTTAGCATTGAAGTCCTTGCCATGGGACAGTCATTTCGCCGTATGATAG GTGCTGTGAAAAGTCTCGGCGATGCTACGGAACTCGTTCGGAGTATCTTCCTACGTAGAGACGTTCCTTCCTACCTTGCGCAGAACCCGTTGCTCCAGGATCAGAGGATAGAGGATGAagtaactgcgatgatcttaAATTCAGGGCAGCAAAAAGCAGTGAAGTATGCATTAACTTCACCACTGACTCTCATACAAGGGCCGCCAG GCACTGGTAAGACTCTAACTGGCGTCGAGATTGCTTGTCAACTTGTTGCACTGAACAGAAGGCAAGGGACTGGAGGACAAGTACTGTTCTGTGCTCCATCCAATCACGCGGTAGATGTGGCTGCAA GGATGCTACAGACTATTCAAGGAATGAAGGTTATTCGAATTTATGGGCGAACCATTGAAGACCAAACCTTCAAACAGTCAGTAAAGACGACATTCTGGGCCTCTCAGAGTTCAATGGACATGGCTTGTAAAGACATCGCCCTTCATTTCCGCATCCGGGAACCTAGCAATCCTCACTGTTCCAGAATAGCAGCAGCAGAAGAAGCAATTATGCAGCTAAGGAAAAAAGGAAGCTCCCAGGG TTCCACAACAGCTTCAGACCAGGAAAGTGCCAGGAGAGAGCTATGTTTCTCAATTCAAGAGCTATACAGTGCAATCGATGAAGCCGAACGCTACGAGATATGTCATAGTGGCTGTGAGATTATCCTTTGCACGTGCATTGAAGCTGGTGGGTCACGTGTGAGACGCCACGCACGTGCACGTCACGTGATCATTGATGAAGCTAGCATGTGCCTAGAGGCAGAAACTTTGGTGGCTCTTAGTGCCGCTGGTCAGCAGCTTCAACAGGTGGTGTTGCTTGGAGACCACAAGCAATTAGGAGCTGTAGTCAGTTGTTCTGCACCGCGCAGACTCGGTCTGGGCAAATCCTTGTTTGAAGTGTTGTATGAAGCAGCGGGAGATGGAAAGAGCTACTCCACCTGTATGCTGCAGATGCAATATCGAATG CACCCGAGTATCAGGGAATTCCCCTCACAACATTTCTATGGAGGTTTGCTGAAGGATTCTAGCCACCTGACCAATCCTGACCATATCGTTGTTGGGAAGTTGCCTGGATTCTGGGCCGGGGGACCGGATGTTCGGGTCATGTTTTGTCACGTGATGGGAAGTGAAGCGAGTCCGCAGGACTACACCGGCCCTGAAGGCCGTGAGGAGTCTAAACACAATCCACAAGAGGTTCAGGCTGTG ATTCGAATTGTTAGGAATCTGTTATCGCACGGAGTGAAGTCCTCACAGATATCTGTGTTAACACCTTACTCTGCACAGAGAGCTAAAATAACTCGTGCGCTACAAACACAGATGAACTCTTTCGATTTGGAGGTGCTATCGGTTTTCGCCAGTCAAG GTGCTGAGAGGGACTTCATTGTGCTCTCCACTGTTCGCAGTATGCCACAAGATCAGATTGTAAATGGCAACAAGGACAACCAACAGTGGTTGGTGAACCACTTGGGATTTCTCACTGATGAACGTCAGATGAATGTGGCGTTAACCCGGGCAAAGCACGGTTTGATTATCATCG GTAACCGTCATTTATTATCTGTGCATCGCATGTGGAACAGCTTGATATCTCATTGCCAACGATCCGAGTGTCTGGTGGATGAAATGTGGCTGACGGAGACCGACCTCGCTTAG